A DNA window from Fusobacterium periodonticum ATCC 33693 contains the following coding sequences:
- a CDS encoding BamA/OMP85 family outer membrane protein gives MKKLLIALMFVISLVSFSTMTNLPIKSIEVVNNNQVPTSLIKNTLKLREGAKFSTDALVADFNALKGTGYFEDVMLQPISSDGGVRIVVDVIEKQNVASLLKEKGVAVNTVRDDTDKSVVISSITFNGNKKYSAAELEKITQLKTGEYFSRSRVEEAQRNLLATGKFSEVRPDAKVTNGKMSLSFNVVENPTVKNVVVTGNKVVPTSAIMSVLSTQPGAVQNYNNLREDRDKILGLYQAQGYTLVNITDMSTDENGTLHISIVEGIVRRIEVKKMVTKQKGNRRTPNDDVLKTKDYVIDREIEIQPGKIFNVKEYDATVDNLMRLGIFKNVKYEARSIPGDPEGIDLILLIDEDRTAELQGGIAYGSETGLMGTLSLKDSNWRGKSQEFGFTFEKSNKDYTSFALDFYDPWIRNTDRVSWGWGVYKTSYGDSDSILFHDIDTLGFKVNIGKGFSKYFRLSLGAKVEYIKEKHENGKLQKAPNGNWYYKDVAGWRQIEGVDDKYVLWSIYPYVSYDTRNNYLNPTAGTYAKFQIEGGHAGGYKAGNFGNVTLELRKYHRGLFKNNTFAYKVVGGVMSDSTKESQKFWVGGGNSLRGYDGGFFKGTQKLVATIENRTQLNDIVGLVVFADAGRAWKQNGRDPSYTRDNKDFGHNIGTTAGVGVRLNTPIGPLRFDFGWPVGNKMDDDGMKFYFNMGQSF, from the coding sequence ATGAAAAAACTATTAATTGCATTGATGTTTGTAATTAGCCTAGTATCATTCTCAACTATGACTAACCTGCCAATTAAAAGTATCGAAGTTGTCAACAACAACCAAGTTCCAACTAGCTTAATAAAGAATACTTTAAAGCTAAGAGAAGGGGCTAAGTTTTCAACAGATGCTTTAGTAGCAGATTTTAACGCTTTAAAAGGAACAGGGTACTTTGAAGATGTAATGCTTCAACCTATTTCTTCTGATGGTGGAGTAAGAATAGTTGTGGATGTTATTGAAAAACAAAATGTTGCTAGTTTGTTGAAAGAAAAAGGAGTAGCAGTAAATACTGTAAGAGATGATACAGATAAATCTGTTGTAATTTCTTCAATAACATTTAATGGAAACAAAAAATATTCAGCAGCAGAACTTGAAAAAATTACTCAACTAAAAACAGGAGAATATTTCTCAAGAAGTAGAGTAGAAGAAGCACAAAGAAATTTATTAGCTACAGGAAAATTTTCAGAAGTAAGACCTGATGCTAAAGTAACTAATGGGAAAATGAGCTTATCTTTTAATGTAGTTGAAAATCCAACAGTAAAAAATGTAGTAGTAACTGGGAATAAAGTAGTACCTACTAGTGCTATTATGTCAGTATTAAGCACTCAACCAGGTGCTGTTCAAAACTATAATAACTTAAGAGAAGATAGAGATAAGATTTTAGGATTATATCAAGCTCAAGGTTATACTTTAGTTAATATTACAGATATGTCAACTGATGAAAATGGAACTTTGCATATTTCAATAGTTGAAGGTATTGTAAGAAGAATTGAAGTTAAAAAGATGGTTACTAAACAAAAAGGTAACAGAAGAACACCTAATGATGATGTTCTAAAAACTAAAGACTATGTAATAGATAGAGAAATAGAAATTCAACCTGGTAAAATATTTAATGTAAAAGAATATGATGCTACAGTGGATAATCTAATGAGATTAGGAATATTCAAAAATGTTAAATATGAAGCAAGATCAATTCCAGGAGATCCTGAAGGAATAGATTTAATACTTCTTATAGATGAAGATAGAACTGCTGAATTACAAGGTGGAATTGCTTATGGTTCTGAAACAGGACTTATGGGAACTTTATCTTTAAAGGACAGTAACTGGAGAGGTAAGAGCCAAGAATTTGGATTTACATTTGAAAAATCAAATAAAGATTATACATCTTTTGCTTTAGATTTCTATGATCCTTGGATTAGAAATACAGATAGAGTATCTTGGGGATGGGGAGTATACAAGACAAGCTATGGAGATAGTGATAGTATATTATTCCATGACATAGACACTTTAGGTTTCAAAGTTAACATAGGTAAAGGATTTAGTAAATATTTTAGACTTAGTCTAGGTGCTAAGGTTGAATACATAAAAGAAAAACATGAAAACGGGAAATTACAAAAAGCTCCAAATGGAAACTGGTATTATAAAGATGTAGCTGGTTGGAGACAAATAGAAGGTGTAGATGATAAATATGTTTTATGGAGCATCTATCCTTATGTTAGTTATGACACAAGAAATAACTACTTAAATCCTACAGCAGGAACATATGCAAAATTCCAAATAGAAGGTGGACATGCTGGTGGATACAAAGCAGGAAATTTTGGAAATGTAACTTTAGAATTAAGAAAATATCATAGAGGTTTATTTAAAAACAATACTTTTGCTTACAAAGTTGTAGGTGGAGTTATGAGTGATAGTACAAAAGAAAGCCAAAAATTCTGGGTAGGTGGAGGAAATTCACTAAGAGGATATGATGGAGGTTTCTTTAAAGGTACACAAAAATTAGTTGCAACTATAGAAAATAGAACTCAATTAAATGATATAGTAGGACTTGTTGTATTTGCTGATGCAGGTAGAGCATGGAAACAAAATGGAAGAGATCCTAGTTATACAAGGGATAATAAAGATTTTGGACATAATATAGGAACAACTGCTGGAGTTGGAGTAAGATTAAATACACCAATTGGACCATTAAGATTTGACTTTGGTTGGCCAGTAGGAAACAAAATGGATGATGATGGAATGAAATTCTATTTCAATATGGGACAATCATTCTAA
- a CDS encoding translocation/assembly module TamB domain-containing protein, giving the protein MFKNFNLHKIPKKISIPLIVATVLGLIITVALSNLEKIVEKVSSRYINGRVHIEDINLSFSEPVIKNITLYDNENNVMFNSDKVMAKISFKNLLSGRIDELNVDSASVNVVRDKDGVINFTKLSKKKSDKKPSNPIDKLVLTSARINYEDYSFLDKLEKKIENIDATVIADKEKLVKNADISITDENIKLNTTFKDESNKELSSLEMKLKIDKFLLDKDLLKSLAKNNEKLEFSDINISSDLLIKTDKTVKNTNIVGNLDVESPLFRYADVDSDIKNIKLAGVFDGRDGEAKLDLNVFDKDRNITVTYQDEELNSVINIDKIDESILNKIKPIRDKKLDLKNINIEDIKTVVHYSDERGLIVKTTMKTNDSEFKGIELNDFNLYADSKDGKKRANAKISAKIKGMAENLTVNLENKDENTDIIVNLKSQEKNSIIPNVNLKAKLENKKDILKAKVTSNIVNFNMDYQKEKKLAKIYDDKFKINYDVNKKNLTDGDGKIVFKIYDMDNYVNFKAKDNQVEIKELKLMDKLNKNNTLIAKGNADLNKKEFNIDYEAKLNSISRKIKDKDIILSFDAKGKVDSKNNIISSQGQINDLSLEYMAKIEKVNGTYDFEKSTSGIEANLKMKIASIGYDKYKFDNFNLLATYSGNEVKVRDFSNNILSFKANYNTEAKKLDGDLNIKRLTDEDIGLDKVDFVLENFKAKLVGDIKNPKAKIDLGTTVVTLPSKDLAKISGKVNLVGNKFIIEGVNVDNNLITGEYDIKEKLLDLKASLSENHLEKYYGGKDLGYTLYGDLVLKGIAGNIDGKLKGRAINLKSSLPDLSYSIDYNAKNYSDGIVSINDLDIVDKNNGSILSLTGTVDLKEKNLNIKNKNDKVDLAKFQNILKNPNIKGIVNTDIFINGQLSNPNYSLNMSSSEVSIKNFKINDIILNVTGDKEKANVNKLNLDVYKNLIVGSGSYDIKNKTYNVNMKSNNKIDLSKFKTFFNSYGISNPSGKVDFNIQIDQNDERAYLSLENINLESSKLKLKFSNFSGPITLSGRRIEIGELKAKLNNSPVTIDGFVDLVDIAKLDKEDIIRSLPYKLHIKSKELNYEYPKVIKLKASTDITLTNEELYGNLIIKEATINDIPNNYYRDFFSLIKEQLRKRRTDVTPKKKVDKNSREAQEKAAKMRAFLNKLMPIDLVIKTEKPILIDMDNFNVLVPEVYGKLDIDLNINGKKGNYYLEGETELKDGYFIIGTNEFKVDRALAIYNDNTPLPEINPNIFFESTIDMDDEEYYFTTMGKLNQLRYEITSKTSKVGGDLSALIVNPESNEHIYSYGDGSQIFIVFMKNLIAGQIGQTVFGQTARYVKRKLGLTRFVIRPEIKIYNSEDSVINRYGTTDNKALSPQIYNVNIKVEAKDNIYKDKLYWKASTRLIGTGKDNIRNQTMKLSGQNVREYDVGLEYKIDDSKTLEVGVGTVPYKYRTDDDKDYKRANFYIGYKFRKRYKDFSEIFSF; this is encoded by the coding sequence ATGTTTAAAAATTTTAATTTACATAAAATTCCCAAAAAAATATCCATACCTTTGATAGTAGCAACAGTATTAGGATTAATAATTACTGTTGCTTTATCTAATTTAGAGAAAATAGTTGAAAAAGTTAGTAGTAGATATATCAATGGTAGAGTTCATATTGAAGATATAAATTTGTCATTTTCAGAGCCTGTTATAAAAAATATTACATTATATGATAATGAAAATAATGTTATGTTTAATTCAGATAAAGTTATGGCTAAAATAAGTTTTAAAAATTTATTGAGTGGAAGAATAGATGAGTTAAATGTGGACTCAGCTTCAGTTAATGTTGTAAGAGATAAAGATGGTGTTATAAACTTCACTAAGTTATCTAAGAAAAAAAGTGATAAAAAACCTAGTAATCCAATTGATAAGTTGGTACTTACTTCAGCTAGGATAAATTATGAAGATTACAGTTTTCTAGATAAATTAGAAAAAAAAATAGAAAATATTGATGCTACAGTTATAGCAGATAAAGAAAAATTAGTTAAAAATGCAGATATCAGTATAACAGATGAAAATATAAAATTAAATACAACTTTTAAGGATGAAAGCAATAAGGAACTTTCTTCTTTAGAAATGAAGTTAAAGATAGATAAATTTTTATTAGATAAAGATTTATTAAAGAGTTTAGCTAAAAATAATGAAAAATTAGAGTTTTCAGATATTAATATAAGTTCTGATTTACTTATAAAAACAGATAAAACAGTTAAAAATACAAATATAGTTGGAAATTTAGATGTGGAATCACCTTTATTTAGATATGCTGATGTTGACAGTGATATTAAGAACATTAAACTAGCAGGAGTATTTGATGGTAGAGATGGAGAAGCAAAACTAGACTTAAATGTATTTGATAAGGATAGAAATATTACTGTGACTTATCAAGATGAAGAGTTAAACTCAGTTATAAATATAGATAAGATTGATGAAAGTATATTAAATAAAATAAAACCTATAAGGGATAAAAAATTAGATTTAAAAAATATAAATATAGAAGATATAAAGACTGTAGTTCATTATTCAGATGAAAGAGGATTAATTGTAAAAACGACAATGAAAACAAATGATTCTGAATTTAAGGGTATAGAACTGAATGACTTTAATTTATATGCAGATTCAAAAGATGGTAAAAAGAGAGCAAATGCAAAAATCTCAGCTAAAATAAAAGGTATGGCTGAAAACTTAACAGTGAATCTTGAAAATAAAGATGAGAACACTGATATTATTGTAAATTTAAAGTCTCAGGAAAAAAATAGTATAATTCCAAATGTTAATTTAAAAGCTAAATTAGAAAATAAGAAAGATATTTTGAAGGCTAAAGTTACTTCAAATATTGTTAACTTTAATATGGATTATCAAAAAGAGAAAAAGTTAGCAAAGATTTATGATGATAAATTTAAAATAAACTATGATGTAAATAAAAAGAATTTAACTGATGGAGATGGAAAAATAGTCTTTAAAATCTATGATATGGATAACTATGTAAATTTTAAAGCAAAGGATAATCAAGTTGAAATTAAAGAACTTAAATTAATGGATAAGTTAAACAAAAACAACACTCTTATTGCAAAAGGTAATGCTGATTTGAATAAGAAGGAATTTAATATTGATTATGAAGCTAAGTTAAATTCAATTTCAAGAAAAATTAAAGATAAAGATATAATATTGTCTTTTGATGCTAAAGGAAAAGTGGATAGTAAAAATAATATTATTAGTTCTCAAGGACAAATAAATGATTTAAGTCTTGAATATATGGCTAAAATTGAAAAAGTTAATGGAACTTATGATTTTGAAAAATCTACTTCTGGTATAGAAGCCAATTTAAAGATGAAAATAGCTTCAATTGGATATGATAAATACAAGTTTGATAACTTTAATCTTTTGGCAACTTATTCTGGAAATGAAGTAAAAGTTAGAGATTTTAGTAATAATATATTATCTTTTAAAGCCAACTACAATACAGAGGCTAAGAAATTAGATGGAGATCTGAATATAAAAAGATTGACTGATGAAGATATAGGTTTAGATAAGGTAGACTTCGTTTTAGAAAACTTTAAAGCTAAATTAGTTGGAGATATTAAAAATCCTAAAGCTAAGATAGACTTAGGGACTACAGTAGTAACTTTACCTAGTAAAGACTTAGCTAAAATCAGTGGTAAAGTGAATCTTGTTGGAAATAAATTTATCATAGAAGGAGTTAATGTAGATAATAACCTTATCACAGGAGAATATGATATAAAGGAAAAATTATTAGATTTAAAGGCTTCTCTAAGTGAGAATCATTTAGAAAAATACTACGGTGGCAAAGATTTAGGTTATACACTATATGGAGATTTAGTATTAAAAGGAATAGCAGGTAATATAGATGGAAAACTTAAAGGAAGAGCTATCAATTTAAAAAGTTCTCTACCTGATTTATCTTATAGTATAGACTATAATGCCAAAAATTATTCTGATGGTATTGTTTCTATCAATGATTTAGATATTGTTGATAAAAATAATGGCTCTATACTTAGTTTAACAGGGACAGTTGATTTAAAAGAGAAAAACTTAAATATTAAAAATAAAAATGATAAGGTAGATTTAGCTAAATTCCAAAATATTCTTAAAAATCCTAATATAAAAGGAATAGTAAATACTGATATTTTTATAAATGGACAACTTAGCAATCCAAATTATAGCTTGAATATGTCATCATCTGAAGTAAGTATAAAGAATTTTAAGATAAATGACATTATTTTAAATGTTACAGGAGATAAGGAAAAAGCTAATGTAAATAAGTTAAATTTAGATGTTTATAAAAATTTAATAGTTGGATCTGGAAGTTATGATATAAAAAATAAAACTTATAATGTCAACATGAAGTCTAATAATAAAATTGATCTTTCTAAGTTTAAAACATTCTTTAATTCTTATGGAATAAGTAATCCTAGTGGAAAGGTAGATTTTAATATTCAAATAGATCAAAATGATGAAAGAGCTTATTTAAGTCTTGAAAATATAAATCTAGAATCTTCAAAATTAAAATTGAAATTCTCTAATTTTTCTGGACCTATTACTTTGAGTGGAAGAAGAATTGAAATAGGAGAATTAAAGGCAAAATTAAATAACTCACCTGTTACAATAGATGGGTTTGTAGATTTAGTTGACATAGCAAAACTAGATAAAGAAGATATAATTAGAAGTTTACCTTATAAATTACACATAAAATCTAAGGAATTAAATTATGAGTATCCTAAAGTTATAAAATTAAAAGCTTCAACTGATATAACTCTTACTAATGAGGAACTATATGGAAATTTGATTATAAAAGAGGCAACAATAAATGATATTCCTAATAATTACTATAGAGATTTCTTCTCACTAATAAAAGAACAACTTAGAAAAAGAAGAACAGATGTTACTCCAAAAAAGAAGGTAGATAAGAATTCTAGAGAAGCACAAGAAAAAGCTGCAAAAATGAGAGCCTTTTTAAATAAATTAATGCCTATAGATTTAGTTATTAAGACAGAGAAACCTATACTTATTGACATGGATAATTTTAATGTTTTAGTTCCTGAAGTCTATGGGAAATTAGATATAGACTTAAATATTAATGGTAAAAAAGGTAATTATTATCTAGAAGGGGAAACTGAGTTAAAGGATGGATATTTTATTATAGGTACAAACGAGTTTAAAGTCGATAGAGCCTTAGCAATATATAATGATAATACTCCTTTACCAGAAATTAACCCTAATATCTTTTTTGAAAGTACAATAGATATGGATGATGAAGAATACTATTTTACTACTATGGGAAAACTTAACCAATTGAGATATGAAATCACATCTAAAACCTCAAAGGTTGGAGGAGACTTATCAGCCTTAATTGTAAACCCTGAATCTAATGAACATATATATTCTTATGGAGATGGAAGTCAAATATTTATAGTTTTTATGAAAAACCTTATAGCAGGTCAAATAGGTCAAACAGTCTTTGGTCAAACAGCAAGATATGTAAAAAGAAAACTAGGACTTACTAGATTTGTAATAAGACCTGAAATAAAAATATATAATTCAGAAGACAGTGTCATAAATAGATATGGAACAACTGATAATAAAGCTTTGAGCCCACAAATTTATAATGTAAATATAAAGGTGGAAGCAAAGGATAATATTTATAAGGATAAATTGTATTGGAAAGCAAGTACAAGACTTATAGGTACAGGAAAAGATAATATTAGAAATCAGACAATGAAATTGAGTGGACAAAATGTTAGAGAATATGATGTAGGTTTAGAATATAAAATAGATGATAGCAAAACTCTTGAAGTTGGAGTTGGAACGGTCCCATATAAATATAGAACTGATGATGATAAAGATTATAAGAGGGCTAATTTTTACATAGGATATAAGTTTAGAAAAAGATATAAAGATTTTTCAGAAATATTTTCATTTTAG
- a CDS encoding DUF4234 domain-containing protein produces MKQRSVFLGIILTILTCGIYSIVWLWMLNNEVRVANNRNTNSGMNFLLSIVTCGIFYLVWNYKLGQEIEDAGGKDEGLVYLILAFFGLGLVSIALAQSQVNRICEKNGIS; encoded by the coding sequence ATGAAACAAAGAAGTGTATTTTTAGGAATCATTTTAACTATTTTAACTTGTGGTATTTATTCTATTGTTTGGCTATGGATGTTAAACAATGAAGTAAGAGTTGCTAACAATAGAAATACAAACTCTGGAATGAACTTCTTATTGAGTATTGTAACTTGTGGAATTTTCTATTTAGTTTGGAACTACAAATTAGGACAAGAAATAGAAGATGCTGGTGGTAAAGATGAGGGACTTGTCTATCTTATATTAGCATTTTTTGGTTTAGGGCTAGTTAGTATAGCTCTAGCTCAAAGTCAGGTAAATAGAATATGCGAAAAAAATGGGATCTCTTAA
- a CDS encoding DUF2752 domain-containing protein codes for MRKKWDLLIIFIIIAAISIFVNRYFNGRSICLFYNTCGVACPSCGMTRSYIALLHGDFHKAIYFHPLFWAVPLLLIFYKKKRIFYSIALLFIVVWIIRLFLYFPTREPFNFNENAIFPKLYRTIKNKF; via the coding sequence ATGCGAAAAAAATGGGATCTCTTAATAATCTTTATAATAATAGCAGCCATTAGTATTTTTGTTAATAGATATTTTAATGGAAGAAGTATTTGCTTATTTTATAACACATGTGGAGTTGCCTGTCCAAGTTGTGGTATGACAAGATCATATATAGCCTTATTACATGGGGATTTTCATAAAGCTATTTATTTTCATCCATTATTTTGGGCTGTACCTCTATTATTAATTTTTTATAAAAAGAAAAGAATTTTTTATTCTATAGCTTTACTTTTCATAGTTGTTTGGATTATTAGATTGTTTTTGTATTTTCCTACAAGAGAACCTTTTAACTTTAATGAAAATGCAATTTTTCCCAAACTTTATAGAACTATAAAAAATAAATTTTAG
- a CDS encoding MATE family efflux transporter has translation MWIFTLYTMVDGIFISRFVGSTALAGVNLVLPLINFIFSISIMIGVGSSTLIAIKFGENKYDEGNKIFTLATLLNLFLALFISFLVLLNLEKVINILGANKNQEVYQYVKAYLSVIVLFSLFYMSGYAFEIYIKIDGKPSYPTICVLVGGITNLILDYLFVAVFHYGVTGAAIATGISQVTCCSMLLFYILFKAKKIKFKKSIRFDFDRIIKIFKTGFSEFLTEISSGILILIYNLVILKRIGVTGVSIFGTISYISSFITMTMIGFSQGIQPIISYNLGKKHYKNLKDILKISITFLGVLGIVCFILITSSSEYIGRIFFKEKDMILRVKDVLKVYSLSYLLIGINIFISAYFTALKRVTYSALITFPRGILFNTILLLVLPTIFGNKSIWLVTFLSEALSIFICLFLLKKLKREGILT, from the coding sequence ATGTGGATATTTACTCTTTACACTATGGTTGATGGCATATTTATAAGTAGGTTTGTGGGATCAACTGCTCTAGCTGGTGTTAATTTAGTACTACCTCTTATAAATTTTATCTTTTCAATTTCTATAATGATAGGAGTTGGAAGTTCAACATTGATAGCAATAAAATTTGGTGAGAATAAGTATGATGAAGGAAATAAAATTTTTACTCTTGCCACCTTATTGAATTTATTTTTAGCTTTATTTATATCCTTTCTAGTGCTTTTAAATCTTGAAAAAGTTATAAATATTTTAGGTGCTAACAAAAATCAAGAAGTCTATCAATATGTAAAAGCCTATCTTTCGGTTATAGTCCTTTTCAGTCTTTTTTATATGTCAGGCTATGCCTTTGAAATATATATAAAAATTGATGGAAAACCCAGTTATCCAACTATTTGTGTTTTAGTTGGGGGTATAACAAATTTAATTTTAGACTATCTTTTTGTAGCTGTCTTTCATTATGGAGTGACAGGAGCTGCCATAGCAACTGGTATTTCTCAAGTTACTTGTTGTTCTATGCTTTTGTTCTATATTCTTTTTAAAGCTAAAAAGATAAAATTTAAGAAATCTATTAGATTTGATTTTGATAGGATAATTAAAATTTTTAAAACAGGTTTTTCTGAATTTTTAACAGAGATATCTTCAGGAATTCTGATACTTATTTACAATCTTGTTATTTTAAAAAGAATTGGAGTTACAGGAGTTTCAATTTTTGGAACTATTAGTTATATAAGTTCATTTATCACTATGACTATGATAGGATTTAGTCAAGGAATACAACCTATTATAAGTTATAATTTAGGTAAGAAACATTATAAAAATTTAAAAGATATTCTAAAAATATCTATCACTTTTTTAGGAGTACTTGGAATTGTATGTTTTATACTTATCACTTCTTCCTCTGAATATATTGGTAGAATATTTTTTAAAGAAAAAGATATGATTTTAAGAGTAAAGGATGTTTTAAAAGTATATAGTCTTTCTTATCTGCTAATAGGTATAAATATTTTTATTTCTGCTTATTTTACTGCTTTAAAAAGAGTTACTTATTCTGCACTTATAACTTTCCCTAGGGGTATATTATTCAACACTATTTTACTTTTAGTTTTACCTACTATCTTTGGAAACAAGTCAATATGGCTAGTAACTTTTTTAAGTGAAGCTCTATCTATATTTATTTGCTTATTTTTATTAAAAAAATTAAAAAGAGAAGGAATTTTGACTTAA
- a CDS encoding flavin reductase family protein: MKKRNLKGSVVLNPVPAVLVTCKNSEGKDNVFTVAWVGTICSRPPMLSISIRPERLSYDYIKETMEFTINLPSKKQTKVVDFCGVRSGRQIDKIKECAFTLHDGLKVKSSYIEECPINIECKVKDIIKLGSHDMFIAEVLTSHINEDLFDEKDKIHFEKADLISYSHGEYFALSKDAIGKFGYSVAKKKKKINKKIKSKK, translated from the coding sequence ATGAAAAAAAGAAATTTAAAAGGAAGTGTAGTTTTAAACCCAGTCCCTGCTGTACTGGTAACTTGTAAGAATTCAGAAGGTAAAGATAATGTCTTTACTGTTGCTTGGGTAGGAACTATCTGTTCAAGACCACCAATGTTATCTATTTCTATAAGACCTGAAAGATTATCTTATGACTATATAAAAGAAACTATGGAATTCACTATAAACCTACCTAGTAAAAAACAAACTAAAGTTGTAGATTTTTGCGGAGTTCGTTCAGGTAGACAGATTGATAAAATAAAGGAGTGTGCTTTTACTTTGCATGATGGATTAAAGGTAAAATCTTCATATATAGAAGAATGTCCTATCAATATAGAATGTAAAGTTAAAGATATTATAAAATTAGGTAGCCATGATATGTTTATAGCTGAAGTTTTAACTTCTCATATCAATGAAGATTTATTTGATGAAAAAGATAAAATTCATTTTGAAAAAGCTGATTTAATTTCTTATTCACATGGAGAATACTTCGCTCTATCTAAAGATGCAATTGGAAAATTTGGATATTCAGTTGCCAAGAAAAAGAAAAAAATAAATAAAAAAATAAAAAGCAAAAAATAA
- a CDS encoding ArsB/NhaD family transporter translates to MLLSLGILIFVIVFYCIITEKVASAYATMLGALAMAFLGIVNEEEILETIHSRLEILLLLIGMMIIVSLISETGVFQWFAIKVVKIVRGDPLKLLILLSIVTATCSAFLDNVTTILLMAPVSILLAKQLKLDPFPFVMTEVLSSDIGGMATLIGDPTQLIIGSEGKISFNEFLFNTAPMTVIALAILLTVVYFTNIRKMQVPNRLRAQIMELESDRILTNKKLLKQSIIILTAVIIGFVLNNFVNKGLAVISLSGGILLAFLTEREPKKIFAAVEWDTLFFFIGLFVMIRGIENLGVIKYIGDKIIEMSTGNFKVASISIMWLSSIFTSIFGNVANAATFSKIIKTVIPNFQTVADTKVFWWALSFGSCLGGSITMIGSATNVVAVSASAKADCKIDFMKFFKFGSKIAILNLIAATVYMYLRYL, encoded by the coding sequence ATGTTACTAAGTTTAGGAATACTTATTTTTGTTATAGTTTTTTACTGTATAATTACAGAAAAAGTGGCTTCAGCCTATGCAACTATGTTAGGGGCATTGGCAATGGCTTTTTTAGGAATAGTTAATGAAGAAGAAATTTTAGAAACAATACACAGTAGATTGGAGATATTGCTTCTATTGATTGGTATGATGATAATAGTCTCTTTAATATCTGAAACAGGTGTGTTTCAATGGTTTGCAATAAAAGTAGTTAAGATAGTAAGAGGAGACCCTCTAAAACTATTGATATTACTTTCAATTGTAACAGCTACATGTTCAGCATTTTTAGATAATGTTACAACAATATTACTTATGGCACCTGTATCAATATTATTGGCTAAACAATTAAAATTAGATCCTTTTCCTTTTGTTATGACAGAAGTCTTATCTTCTGACATAGGTGGAATGGCAACATTAATAGGAGATCCAACTCAACTTATTATAGGAAGTGAAGGAAAAATATCATTTAATGAATTTTTATTTAATACTGCTCCTATGACTGTAATAGCACTCGCAATTTTATTAACAGTTGTCTATTTTACAAATATTAGAAAGATGCAAGTTCCAAATAGATTAAGAGCACAGATTATGGAGTTGGAATCTGACAGAATACTTACAAATAAAAAATTGTTAAAGCAATCTATAATAATACTTACTGCAGTAATAATAGGTTTTGTATTAAATAACTTCGTAAACAAAGGTTTGGCAGTAATTTCTTTAAGTGGTGGAATACTATTAGCCTTTTTAACAGAAAGAGAGCCTAAAAAGATTTTTGCAGCTGTTGAATGGGATACTCTATTCTTCTTTATTGGTCTTTTTGTAATGATCAGGGGAATAGAAAATTTAGGAGTAATCAAATATATAGGTGATAAGATAATTGAAATGTCTACAGGAAACTTTAAGGTAGCCTCAATTTCAATAATGTGGTTATCTTCAATATTTACTTCTATCTTTGGAAATGTTGCCAATGCTGCAACCTTCTCAAAAATTATTAAGACAGTTATTCCTAATTTTCAAACTGTAGCAGATACAAAAGTATTTTGGTGGGCTTTGTCTTTTGGTTCTTGTTTAGGTGGAAGTATTACAATGATAGGTTCAGCAACAAATGTTGTTGCTGTTTCAGCTTCAGCAAAGGCGGATTGTAAAATTGATTTTATGAAATTCTTTAAATTTGGAAGTAAAATTGCAATTTTAAATCTGATAGCTGCAACTGTATATATGTACTTAAGATATTTATAA